The proteins below come from a single Candida albicans SC5314 chromosome 7, complete sequence genomic window:
- a CDS encoding uncharacterized protein (Ortholog(s) have role in UDP-glucose transport and COPI-coated vesicle, Golgi apparatus localization) translates to MQPVTSEESSGVSTRESFEIEDDSLQSDSNLNPLGVSLYGSKTIESIVYILGWYFFSLSISIYNKWMFGSGLDFKFPIIITSFHQLCLCILSCVVLYLKPNLRPLHTTNVSTPTSTNGISGQTIGKFLQSLLMDFPIYIRQIFPCSIASAGDIGLSNVSISLITLSLYTMLKTSSLMFVLLFGLLFKLEKFNWRLIFIVAIMTISVIMMTDKPESGSSSSSSSSVGIFMVLMASMLSGLRWSFTQILLKKNPYTPNSISTIFYISPGMCIILFSLGLIFEGWTNFINLEIWITKGLFTTIILLIIPGVLAFMMTLCEFKLLTVAQVITLSVAGIFKELLTIILSSIIFGDKLSLINILGLILTFMDILWYNYYRYYENEDHNNGNSKSVLREDLER, encoded by the coding sequence ATGCAACCAGTAACATCAGAAGAATCATCGGGTGTATCAACTAGAgaatcatttgaaattgaagatgattCTCTTCAATCTGATTCAAACCTAAACCCTTTAGGTGTATCACTTTATGGTTCTAAAACAATAGAATCTATTGTTTATATACTAGgttggtattttttttcattatcaatctccatttataataaatggATGTTTGGATCAGGATTAGATTTTAAATTTCCTATTATTATCACATCATTCCATCAATTATGTCTATGTATATTAAGTTGTGTGGTATTATATTTAAAACCCAATTTACGTCCACTTCATACTACTAATGTTTCAACACCTACTTCAACTAATGGTATATCTGGTCAAACAATTGGTAAATTTTTACAAAGTTTATTAATGGATTTCCCAATATATATTAGACAAATATTTCCTTGTTCAATTGCTAGCGCTGGTGATATTGGATTAAGTAAtgtatcaatttcattaatcaCATTATCCTTATATACTATGTTGAAAACTTCTTCATTAATGtttgttttattgtttggacttttgtttaaattggaaaaattcaattggagattgatttttattgttgccATCATGACAATTTCCGTTATAATGATGACTGATAAACCAGAACTGGgctcttcttcctcttcttcttcttcggtTGGGATATTTATGGTATTGATGGCTTCTATGTTGAGTGGATTACGTTGGTCATTTACTcaaattttattgaaaaaaaatcctTATACtccaaattcaattagtacaattttttatatCTCTCCTGGAATGTgtataattttattttctttaggTTTGATATTTGAAGGTTGgacaaattttattaatttagaAATTTGGATCACTAAAGGTTTatttacaacaataattttattgattatcCCGGGTGTTTTAGCATTTATGATGACTTTATGtgaatttaaattattaaccGTGGCTCAAGTAATTACATTATCTGTGGCAGgaatttttaaagaattattaacaataattttaagttcaattatatttggtgataaattaagtttaattaatattttagGTTTAATATTAACATTTATGGATATATTATGGTATAATTATTATCGATattatgaaaatgaagatcataataatggtaatagTAAATCTGTTTTGAGAGAAGATTTAGAAAGGTAA